The Magallana gigas chromosome 6, xbMagGiga1.1, whole genome shotgun sequence genome includes the window TGTTCTGCTTTAGGACAACTCAAGCAAACGCTTAAAGAAGGTATACTTAACTCTGTTTTCAGGGTGAAATAAGATTGGGGAAAAATGCTCATGTAACCGGGAatttggttttttgttgttttttgtttggttttttttatgtatgtgtCACGCAATTGCAACTGCTGTCAATATAAATAATAACTGGATTGTGAAATTGAGTATAAACGGGAATTTAAGGATAAATGATTAATTAAGTGAGAATTTAGCACTTAGTATGAATAGATCTTAGTTCATAGAGTACATATATTTCTGCTTTGGTCGATACTAAAATCATAATTAACAAAGAAATGGATAAGGaccttaaaaaaatctaaataatgaGTTAATCTTTACTTTAATCAAAAACAGTGAGTGTTCTAAACATGTACTGTATAAAAACGTTGCATATATGATCTGTAACCTAAACTTACGTTTATACACTTCTTTGGACTCAAACACCGCTGATGGACATCCTGAGGTAAAATTGTTACAAGTGTAGTAAGTAGGTCTGGTGTTTTGTGCCACCTTGTAATTGTAGATTGGACAATTTCCTGTTcatgaatgaataaatggtCTGACAAAGATTATAAAGATCGTCATCTGTGGGAATGAATCTCGTATAAAGTTGGGTACAATTCATTTTATTGAGaaccaaaacaaatatattttagacttaggtaaattaatcaaaacacagaACATTATTCATCATGGTTTACGGATGAAATCATTAGCGGTCTTACATTTTTGCCTTTATTCATGTTtcaataatatgttttaatttaaaaaaatcaaaatattaaagaccATTTTAAACACCGGGATTGTTGATATGTGCCCTgatttacctacatgtatattcctacATGTAAGACGCATTAACAATAACTCCTTAGTAAATAGCAAAATGGTAATGATATATGTAGTGTACACTGTACCTGGAGCTACGGGTACATTTCTGCCACAAAATTCCACAGTTTCGTTTAGAAAGGAACTAGGCATACAGTGATAGACCATCGCCTGTTCGTTGGAATTGACTGAAGTCAACTTATGAAAACAGTTAATTCTTTTCGACGCAGTTATCCACATGCTGATATTGTACGGATCGGGGCAAAAGTTTTTTCTGTAAACCCATTGTGGCAACACTGCACCATCAGAAGGTCTCCAGCAAAGAACAAACTAAAAATGATTCAAACTTCCCTTTACAAATGCACACATGAATATAATACGAATGATTAAAAAGGTACTTTATTCTCGAGTAAGTTATTTGTACTGCTGAATAATTATAACGAAAAAAGTCTTAAGAATTTTATActtgtaaaacatattttttagttattttaGCAGGAAAAAAACAAGGTGGTGACAGGCACTGACTATATAACACTCCAGACGTAAATTGTAAGTTACTGATCAGTTTTTTTTATGGCCAATGCCTCGAGCTGCAATACACAGACTCAGAGTTATGAAATGTCAGAGTATCCACAACATGATCATTTCGGATAGTATTATTGCATTGTCTTTGGGGTGTtcccaaattttatttcaatatggtAACAAGACGATGAAAATATCGTCGAGACCTATGGTCTTGCTTCTTTTACTCTTTTAGGTAAAATTAAGAAGCGAGACCGGCTGTGGTTTCCAACGATCCAGAATGTACCCTTTTTCCCTTGCATTATCTACATTCGAAGCATGTATTAAAGaataacaaatgaaatgaaaatacatacCAGGAAAAAAACAGCGATAAGTACCATTCTTTCACATGTCTCTGAAACAATCAATTACGAATTCATTAGCAGAAATAcattctcgccgagtaccatttctcgccagtacattgttacgtcatttttcgtATACAATTTTATAGTTGATAAAAACTGATGGGGGAAAACCCACAAAATAATGTTCATACGCGCATTGACTATAGCTATTAATGAACTATTTTATATCTTTAGTATTCTCTTtcgagaagtggacaggcataggcTGTGCATGTCCACTTCTCGAAAGAGAATATATCATTATAGTAACCTTCTATCATTATATAACTTGAAAACGTCTCATACTATATATCTTTTCGTTGATTGATTGAATACAGGAATGAACTATTTTTTCCAATCTGATcttaagatataaaataatcGTGCTTCGATTATTGACATTTTATCACTGCAACCTTCTTTCACGCAAATGACGATGGAAACCCTTTACTTTAACAAAccgaaagaaaaatatattgggaTTCTTATTTAATTCATCATTTCATTAGATTCCCGTCTCTATCAACATTTATGTACCATATAGACAAGACAACTGTCGTCTATTAACAAAAAACTGTCTTCGTGAACAAATGATAATGATTCGCATATTCTAGACCTTACCTATTCCAATCGCAATTTCAATCAATCCTTCATATTTTCAACTATGGTTACCAATACCTGCCTTTATTCTATACatatgcaattttattttattttccttgCGTTGGTCAGTAGGAGAAGTAATTAAGTACAAATGTAATTAACGCATGTTGAAATATTactcactttgaaaaaatattcaattccagattttgtgatttatacgtatattttttttcaaagtgcgttaagtgtCTCGATAGTACAAAATATTGATGTAACTTTATAAcgcactttgcaaaaaaaaaataaaagtgcgTTAACTTGGTCCCAAACTGAAAAACacaatttcaaagtgcgtaattttttaaaatgcattgccACATTACGTCTTGCTGTACAAAATGTTCTTTACTTCAATATAACGTGCCCTTGTTTTCCAAATCAAGGGTTTATGATCCGCTCCTCTCTACAAATGTAGAGCAAAGCGGATTTTAAAAACCTCAACCTCTACTTGGGAAGACGTACATTGTGAAGTTTCATTTTATCATGcgcagacccccccccccccccatccccaacCCCCGCCCTCGCGCTTTCCACCCCATCATACTATTTggcaagcaaaataaaaaaaagtggaCAATATAAAAAAGCGAATTtggaaactctctctctctctctctctctctctctctctctctctctctctctctctcataatcaAATGTTgcgaaaatatttatttttggctTTTAAACATTGTGTATACTATTatttcatgatacatgtacatgtcaataACGTGCTTTCATTCTGTAATTCCAAGAGATATTCAAAGTAAACCACGTGATGTTTGATgcccaggcacgtagcatcgtttttgaaagtttggggagggggggggggggtagactcagCGTATTGCATCTTCGGGTAAAGAAgagtaaacattgtaaaatgcaTGGCCCCTGTCCTCCATGGTAAAACcatcaaaattaatgcattctttaaaattgtaataaGCATTATATAAGCTCtctacaaaaattgtgaaatccatggccccagggtcaggggttctggagCAATGATTAGGCTGTAATGATAATAGTGAAAATACATtaattcttcaaaaatattCCCATCTGCTCCTGGATATTAAGCAGATGAACTAAGTAAATAGTATAAGGAAGAATGCCTCTCCCAAAATTGTGAATGTCATGGCCCCTCGTTCAGGGGTTCTGGTGTTAGGGTGGGGCTCTAAATAACTTCAGTaactctttgaaaaaaaattgtcctcTGCTCCTGGGTATTAATCCGATGAATTAGGTACATAGTTATGATGAGGAAGTGCTTCTTCCAAAATAATGAATGATATGCCCCTTTATCAGGGGTGCTTGTGTTATGTCAGTACTCTGATATAGGTTTTggtaaattgtgtaatttcgactgattatattttttgtactgATTATTTGTTCGattatgtcactgtatgttatgctacaattttttaataacttttttagAATTAAGAAAGTTTAATGAATTGATCAATCCCggaatattaaaaatgatttcattagcCCTGTCATTATAATGAACATCATTAAACGTTGCAAAAGCCACCCTGCAGTTATTCAGGTGGGCGATAAGGCCCATCGGCCTCTTCTTTTTTATGTTCCCAAAAAAGTTttggcaactccatgataaattttctatatgtaattttaagaaaaacgtttgctgcgagaaaaagtgcccCCATGCTACTTGGCTGATGCCTTATTATTGACCATTTACTGTGCTAAATTGCTCATTTTTGGTATGAATGGGTCTAGAATCCATACCCAAAAGTACTCTTAATAAAAAGGATAAGTTTTTCACCCTTTTTTATTTAAGTGGGTCGACAAAATTGGTGGGTTTCACAAAAACTTCAAACTTTGTTTATGACTGCCAAGTTATAAAAGTTATTCACAGTGATTGATATGTGTCAACGTAGCTCAGTGTGATAGGGGGGAAGAGTGTAGAAAGTACCTCGCGGGTGAGATGGTGTTCGAATTGTTGAGGGCCGTTTTTTCTGCGCTTTTCCTTCCTTTCAAAGtgtttgtataataaaattattttggaaaatattcGAAACTCTTTAGAAAACGACAAAATTACATAATGTTTGGCGAGTATCATTCGCATCAATGCGTTTATTATGCAAACCGAGCCGTGTAGGGTCGTATAATTTTCGTTTCAGCTTCGTATTTTTTCTTCTGGCAGGGTGCCAGACCTAATCTAGGACctaatctatatttttttatttctatattcaCTACATAAACTGGTACATGATGAAACTAAAAATGGACAATGCTGTACTTTATACAATTACAATACAGGTATAGCAAAAACGAGAGAAGAGTTTATCAAAGTAAGTCTTTATTCAATGATTATTTCTATGTTGGAGTTATGATTTGCAACaattgtaacattttatctATCAATATTTCACCTGATTTTATTCGTCCTCATTGTCATtcgttttttatgtttttatgttttttatgtttaactACACGTTATATCATTCGGA containing:
- the LOC136276531 gene encoding uncharacterized protein; translation: MVLIAVFFLFVLCWRPSDGAVLPQWVYRKNFCPDPYNISMWITASKRINCFHKLTSVNSNEQAMVYHCMPSSFLNETVEFCGRNVPVAPGNCPIYNYKVAQNTRPTYYTCNNFTSGCPSAVFESKEVYKHPECLEIDSNMKCFKAEKNCVHESTVSTSTKERTTTENQTIITTSIKGDTNSSLWDPSDIIENLNRTHAQER